The following are encoded together in the Citrus sinensis cultivar Valencia sweet orange chromosome 1, DVS_A1.0, whole genome shotgun sequence genome:
- the LOC102618188 gene encoding calmodulin calcium-dependent NAD kinase isoform X1: MHLDSGHGKAIISHIAAASFVGAFAAAASHYRRQKYKYHVGNQDIIPLLDRTESGRVGNLERFSHYVARQMGFDDTNECPQLCKLAYEYLKKSKGCEDNIYEYFSKEAEPESLYVKLVEEFDRCILSYFTFHWSHASLMISQVLSVESEKKTKLKDFIMAATRKQRFEKVTKDLKMKRVFSTLVEEMKAIRREGESHCTDVMVPAALSERSPVLLLMGGGMGAGKSTVLKNIMKESFWSGAATNAVVVEADAFKETDVIYRALSSKGHHEDMLQTAELVHQSSTDAASSLLVTALNEGRDVIMDGTLSWVPFVEQTIAMARNVHKSRYRMGVGYKVNEDGTVTENYWEQVKEGEEDYQQKENGQVFSRKPYRIELVGVVCDAYLAVVRGIRRAIMVKRAVRVNSQLKSHKRFANAFRNYCELVDNARLYCTNAVGGPPRLIAWKDGDSNLLVDSDEIKCLTRVGSLNADADSVYELHSEPNPIFEPGSVWNDIVLCPSRAGLQLELRTSIKKIENY; encoded by the exons ATGCATCTGG ACAGCGGACATGGCAAAGCCATCATCTCACACATCGCCGCTGCTTCTTTCGTCGGAGCCTTTGCCGCCGCCGCCAGCCATTACCGCCGGCAAAAGTACAAATACCACGTGGGAAATCAAGATATCATTCCGCTGCTAGACAGAACGGAATCTGGCCGAGTCGGAAATCTTGAGAGATTCTCCCATTATGTTG CAAGGCAAATGGGATTTGACGATACAAATGAGTGTCCCCAGTTGTGCAAGTTAGCATATGaatatttgaagaaatcaaaagGGTGTgaagataatatttatgaatatttttctaaagaagCTGAGCCTGAATCTCTGTATGTGAAGCTGGTAGAAGAGTTTGATAGATGCATCCTCAGTTACTTTACTTTTCACTGGAGCCATGCTTCTCTTATGATCAGTCAG GTTCTGAGCGTTGAAtcggagaagaaaacaaagctGAAGGACTTCATCATGGCGGCGACAAG GAAACAGAGATTTGAGAAGGTGACTAAAGATTTGAAGATGAAAAGGGTTTTCTCTACACTAGTGGAGGAGATGAAAGCGATACGACGTGAAGGCGAATCGCATTGTACGGACGTGATGGTGCCGGCAGCCCTTAGTGAAAGAAGTCCGGTGCTGCTACTCATGGGTGGTGGTATGGGAGCTGGAAAGAGCACTGTCCTCAAAAACATTATGAAAGA GTCCTTCTGGTCAGGAGCAGCAACAAATGCAGTGGTAGTGGAGGCAGATGCATTCAAAGAAACAGATGTTATTTACAGGGCCCTTAGCTCTAAAGGCCATCATGAAGACATGCTCCAAACAGCAGAACTG GTGCATCAATCTTCTACCGATGCAGCATCATCACTCCTAGTGACAGCACTCAACGAAGGAAGAGATGTGATTATGGACGGCACCTTATCATGGGTGCCTTTCGTTGAGCAAACAATAGCCATGGCACGAAACGTTCATAAATCTCGCTACAGAATGGGGGTCGGCTACAAAGTAAACGAAGACGGCACCGTCACTGAGAATTACTGGGAACAGGTTAAAGAAGGCGAAGAAGATTATCAACAGAAGGAAAATGGACAAGTTTTTTCTAGAAAACCATACAGGATAGAGCTAGTTGGCGTTGTTTGTGACGCCTATCTGGCTGTTGTAAGAGGCATCAG GAGAGCAATAATGGTGAAAAGGGCAGTCAGGGTGAATTCACAGTTGAAATCTCACAAGAGATTTGCCAATGCGTTTCGGAATTACTGTGAACTCGTCGACAATGCCAGGCTCTATTGCACCAACGCTGTAGGCGGGCCACCGAGg CTGATAGCGTGGAAAGATGGAGACAGCAATTTGCTCGTTGATTCGGATGAAATCAAGTGTTTGACGAGAGTGGGAAGTTTAAACGCAGACGCAGATTCTGTATACGAACTTCACTCGGAGCCGAACCCGATATTCGAGCCCGGCTCAGTCTGGAACGATATCGTTTTGTGTCCTTCGAGGGCCGGCCTTCAACTGGAGTTAAGAACTTCAATCAAGAAAATCGAGAATTATTGA
- the LOC102618188 gene encoding calmodulin calcium-dependent NAD kinase isoform X2, with the protein MGFDDTNECPQLCKLAYEYLKKSKGCEDNIYEYFSKEAEPESLYVKLVEEFDRCILSYFTFHWSHASLMISQVLSVESEKKTKLKDFIMAATRKQRFEKVTKDLKMKRVFSTLVEEMKAIRREGESHCTDVMVPAALSERSPVLLLMGGGMGAGKSTVLKNIMKESFWSGAATNAVVVEADAFKETDVIYRALSSKGHHEDMLQTAELVHQSSTDAASSLLVTALNEGRDVIMDGTLSWVPFVEQTIAMARNVHKSRYRMGVGYKVNEDGTVTENYWEQVKEGEEDYQQKENGQVFSRKPYRIELVGVVCDAYLAVVRGIRRAIMVKRAVRVNSQLKSHKRFANAFRNYCELVDNARLYCTNAVGGPPRLIAWKDGDSNLLVDSDEIKCLTRVGSLNADADSVYELHSEPNPIFEPGSVWNDIVLCPSRAGLQLELRTSIKKIENY; encoded by the exons ATGGGATTTGACGATACAAATGAGTGTCCCCAGTTGTGCAAGTTAGCATATGaatatttgaagaaatcaaaagGGTGTgaagataatatttatgaatatttttctaaagaagCTGAGCCTGAATCTCTGTATGTGAAGCTGGTAGAAGAGTTTGATAGATGCATCCTCAGTTACTTTACTTTTCACTGGAGCCATGCTTCTCTTATGATCAGTCAG GTTCTGAGCGTTGAAtcggagaagaaaacaaagctGAAGGACTTCATCATGGCGGCGACAAG GAAACAGAGATTTGAGAAGGTGACTAAAGATTTGAAGATGAAAAGGGTTTTCTCTACACTAGTGGAGGAGATGAAAGCGATACGACGTGAAGGCGAATCGCATTGTACGGACGTGATGGTGCCGGCAGCCCTTAGTGAAAGAAGTCCGGTGCTGCTACTCATGGGTGGTGGTATGGGAGCTGGAAAGAGCACTGTCCTCAAAAACATTATGAAAGA GTCCTTCTGGTCAGGAGCAGCAACAAATGCAGTGGTAGTGGAGGCAGATGCATTCAAAGAAACAGATGTTATTTACAGGGCCCTTAGCTCTAAAGGCCATCATGAAGACATGCTCCAAACAGCAGAACTG GTGCATCAATCTTCTACCGATGCAGCATCATCACTCCTAGTGACAGCACTCAACGAAGGAAGAGATGTGATTATGGACGGCACCTTATCATGGGTGCCTTTCGTTGAGCAAACAATAGCCATGGCACGAAACGTTCATAAATCTCGCTACAGAATGGGGGTCGGCTACAAAGTAAACGAAGACGGCACCGTCACTGAGAATTACTGGGAACAGGTTAAAGAAGGCGAAGAAGATTATCAACAGAAGGAAAATGGACAAGTTTTTTCTAGAAAACCATACAGGATAGAGCTAGTTGGCGTTGTTTGTGACGCCTATCTGGCTGTTGTAAGAGGCATCAG GAGAGCAATAATGGTGAAAAGGGCAGTCAGGGTGAATTCACAGTTGAAATCTCACAAGAGATTTGCCAATGCGTTTCGGAATTACTGTGAACTCGTCGACAATGCCAGGCTCTATTGCACCAACGCTGTAGGCGGGCCACCGAGg CTGATAGCGTGGAAAGATGGAGACAGCAATTTGCTCGTTGATTCGGATGAAATCAAGTGTTTGACGAGAGTGGGAAGTTTAAACGCAGACGCAGATTCTGTATACGAACTTCACTCGGAGCCGAACCCGATATTCGAGCCCGGCTCAGTCTGGAACGATATCGTTTTGTGTCCTTCGAGGGCCGGCCTTCAACTGGAGTTAAGAACTTCAATCAAGAAAATCGAGAATTATTGA
- the LOC102618662 gene encoding histone H1-like yields MAPVAAKTPKEGKSKNAASAATKKPRAHPPYSEMINEAITALKERTGSSQFAIAKFIEEKQKANLPNNFKKLLLVQLKKLVANGKLVKVKNSFKLPPKSSSSTAAAAAAAKKPKPSSTAATAAKKPKPSSAATAAKKPKASSTDAAAKQTKTKSKPKAKEAAVKSIKSPAKKAVAAAKVKKLKSIRSPVKKASAKKGKK; encoded by the exons ATGGCTCCCGTGGCCGCGAAGACTCCTAAGGAAggaaaatcaaagaatgcaGCCTCAGCGGCAACGAAGAAACCGAGGGCCCACCCTCCTTACTCTGAG ATGATAAACGAAGCGATAACTGCGTTGAAGGAGAGGACCGGCTCGAGTCAATTTGCGATCGCGAAGTTTATCGAGGAGAAACAGAAGGCTAATCTCCCTAACAATTTCAAGAAACTGTTGCTCGTTCAATTGAAGAAGCTTGTTGCCAACGGAAAGCTGGTCAAAGTCAAGAACTCCTTCAAGCTCCCTCCTAAATCGTCCTCTTCTACTGCTGCCGCTGCCGCTGCCGCTAAGAAGCCGAAGCCTTCCTCTACAGCCGCCACTGCCGCCAAGAAGCCGAAACCTTCCTCTGCCGCCACCGCCGCGAAGAAGCCTAAAGCTAGCTCCACTGACGCTGCGGCTAAGCAGACGAAGACGAAGTCCAAgccaaaagcaaaagaagCGGCGGTGAAGTCGATCAAGTCTCCTGCGAAGAAGGCGGTGGCTGCGGCCAAAGTGAAGAAGCTGAAGAGCATAAGGTCGCCGGTTAAGAAGGCTTCGGCCAAGAAGGGAAAGAAATGA
- the LOC102617909 gene encoding 40S ribosomal protein S15-4, translated as MADGDADVAVAAAAGLPKKRTFKKFSFRGVDLDALLDMSNDELVKLFSARARRRFQRGLKRKPMALIKKLRKAKREAPPGEKPEPVRTHLRNMIIVPEMIGSIIGVYNGKTFNQVEIKPEMIGHYLAEFSISYKPVKHGRPGIGATHSSRFIPLK; from the exons ATG GCGGATGGCGATGCTGATGTTGCGGTGGCGGCGGCGGCAGGACTGCCGAAGAAGAGAACGTTCAAGAAGTTCAGTTTCAGAGGCGTGGATTTGGACGCTCTTCTTGATATGTCCAATGATGAGCTCGTCAAGCTCTTCAGTGCACGTGCGCGCAGAAG GTTTCAGAGGGGTTTAAAGAGGAAGCCCATGGCTTTGATCAAGAAGCTTCGCAAGGCG AAAAGGGAGGCTCCACCTGGTGAGAAGCCCGAACCAGTTCGCACCCATTTGCGAAACATGATCATTGTTCCTGAAATGATTGGAAGCATTATTGGAGTGTACAATGGCAAGACCTTTAATCAGGTTGAAATCAAGCCGGAAATGATTGGGCATTACCTGGCTGAGTTCTCTATCTCATACAAGCCTGTGAAGCATGGTAGACCTGGTATTGGTGCTACCCATTCCTCAAGGTTCATTCCTCTTAAGTGA
- the LOC102617626 gene encoding transcription factor bHLH92 codes for MDEFLGDQFHGEGDIFFWLDNEALPVNQSAFVAYANRPRTEFVSQNAGNGSNSLSANKRMIQFLRKIQPAKMEHPELDSERGHRHVINERMRRERERQNYLALHSILPPGTKNDKNSIVKTAANMIHELRCCKQELERKNYELESNLGLKNGGTKIRVNVDNPTSGVDSMLEVLKCLKDLGSSTRSIQAEFSDQKLTAVLDIETQMGAGAVEKDVQRALQKVEDKLLFRHYQEG; via the exons ATGGATGAGTTCTTGGGAGATCAATTTCATGGCGAGGGCGATATCTTCTTCTGGCTTGACAACGAAGCACTTCCTGTGAATCAAAGCGCTTTTGTGGCATATGCAAACAGACCCAGAACTGAATTCGTGTCGCAGAATGCTGGTAACGGGTCTAATTCTTTAAGCGCGAACAAGAGAATGATTCAATTCTTGAGGAAGATTCAGCCTGCAAAAATGGAACACCCAGAACTTGACAGCGAGCGCGGTCACAGGCACGTGATTAACGAGCGAATGAGGAGAGAAAGGGAGAGGCAAAATTACTTAGCTCTGCATTCCATTTTGCCTCCTGGCACCAAG AATGATAAGAATTCGATTGTTAAAACAGCTGCGAACATGATTCATGAGCTGCGATGCTGTAAGCAAGAATTGGAGAGGAAGAATTATGAGCTGGAATCGAATTTGGGTCTGAAGAATGGGGGAACAAAGATTAGAGTAAATGTAGATAATCCAACATCTGGGGTTGATTCAATGCTGGAGGTTCTGAAATGCTTGAAGGATTTGGGCTCGAGCACGAGAAGTATCCAAGCAGAGTTTTCTGATCAGAAGCTGACAGCAGTACTGGATATTGAAACTCAG ATGGGAGCTGGCGCGGTGGAAAAAGATGTGCAGAGAGCACTGCAAAAGGTGGAAGACAAGCTTCTTTTTCGTCACTACCAGGAAGGCTAG
- the LOC102617331 gene encoding CRM-domain containing factor CFM3A, chloroplastic/mitochondrial-like, with translation MALVPSRQFCPATAIFDSFQSSFSKFHGTHFHFFRCGHSIPLKNRFFYQNFSSNSAHEKNPPRKTCSFSTNNFFSQHDKDDNANLCSSSSWLVKWNKPNKYNRLKPPQASVNYRKNNVDLSALGFARTDSDGNGVGGVDDGGSTMGKIVEKLKKFGYVGDGDGDGDGDNDERRGQGKERVIEKGSIEDIFYVEEGLLPNARGGFSKESPLGLGEEVGSDGEVKFPWEKRKEEVAEGRWLVKRRSSRTSLAELTLPESELRRLRNLTFQTKSKTRIKGAGLTQAVVDIIHEKWKTSEIVRLKIEGAPALNMKRMHEILERKTGGLVIWRSGTAVSLYRGVSYEVPSVQLNKRIYKRNELPASSVSHATDKQIHKQISMSGNSLSAAADKTAQDPSNFDSYNNVHATQVNLETASEEQETDFVREVKYEDEVEKLLDGLGPRYTDWPGCDPLPVDADMLPGIVPGYQPPFRVLPYGVRSTLARKEATNLQRLARVLPPHFALGRSRQLQGLAVAMIKLWEKSSIAKIALKRGVQLTTSERMVEDIKKLTGGTLLSRNKDFLVFYRGKNFLSPDVTEALQERERLAKSLQDEEEQARLRASAFVLPSIETIEKSGTAGTLKETLDANSRWGKRLDDSHKENLVREAEVRRHAYLVQKLEKKLARAERKLLRAERALSKVEESLKPAERQADPESITDEERFMFRKLGLRMKAFLLLGRRGVFDGTVENMHLHWKYRELVKIIVKVKTFDQAKKIALALEAESGGVLVSVDKISKGYAMVVYRGKDYQRPSTLRPKNLLTKRKALARSIELQRQEALLKHVATLESNAGRLRSEIEQMNSVKGTGDEQLYDKLDSAYATEDDDSEDEGDEAYLEMYAGGNDNEDEIDNSTHNLEMESDFPYHAQDQESETELMDSESEAYTVHSTYCASTDIVEEDNNFY, from the exons ATGGCTCTAGTCCCTAGTCGCCAGTTCTGCCCAGCAACAGCCATTTTCGATTCGTTTCAATCATCCTTTTCAAAGTTCCACGGTAcccattttcatttcttcaggTGCGGTCACTCAATTCCTCTTAAAAATCGCttcttttatcaaaatttctctTCAAATTCTGCCCATGAAAAAAACCCTCCAAGAAAAACTTGTTCTTTTtccacaaataattttttttctcaacatGATAAAGATGATAATGCAAACTTATGTTCTAGTAGCAGTTGGTTAGTTAAATGGAACAAACCCAATAAATATAACCGCCTGAAACCGCCTCAGGCAAGCGtgaattacagaaaaaataatgtgGATTTGTCAGCTCTAGGTTTTGCTAGGACTGACAGTGATGGTAATGGTGTTGGTGGTGTTGATGATGGTGGTAGTACAATGGGGAAGATTGTGGAGAAACTGAAGAAATTTGGTTACGTtggtgatggtgatggtgatggtgatggtgATAATGATGAGAGGAGAGGGCAAGGAAAAGAGAGAGTGATTGAAAAAGGGTCTATAGAGGATATATTTTATGTGGAAGaaggattattgccgaatgcaCGAGGAGGGTTTTCAAAAGAATCGCCGTTGGGGCTAGGAGAGGAGGTAGGGAGTGATGGAGAAGTGAAGTTTCCATGGGAGAAACGGAAGGAGGAGGTAGCGGAGGGGAGGTGGTTGGTGAAGAGGAGGAGTAGTAGGACTTCACTGGCAGAGTTGACTCTACCGGAGTCCGAGTTGAGGAGGTTGAGGAATTTGACATTTCAGACTAAGAGCAAGACAAGGATTAAGGGTGCCGGTCTTACTCAAGCTGTAGTGGACATAATTCATGAGAAGTGGAAGACGTCGGAGATTGTTAGGTTGAAGATTGAAGGAGCCCCAGCGCTCAATATGAAGAGGATGCATGAGATATTGGAG AGAAAAACTGGTGGATTGGTGATTTGGAGATCTGGCACTGCTGTTTCTTTGTATAGAGGTGTGAGTTATGAGGTTCCGTCAGTGCAACTGAACAAACGGATATATAAGAGAAATGAGCTACCTGCAAGCTCGGTATCTCATGCTACTGATAAGCAGATACACAAGCAAATTAGCATGTCTGGTAATTCCTTATCAGCAGCTGCAGATAAAACTGCTCAGGATCCTTCCAATTTTGATTCTTATAATAATGTGCATGCCACTCAAGTAAACTTGGAAACTGCCTCCGAGGAGCAAGAAACAGATTTTGTGCGAGAAGTAAAGTACGAAGATGAAGTGGAGAAGCTTTTAGATGGTCTGGGTCCTAGGTATACTGATTGGCCAGGATGTGATCCTTTACCTGTAGATGCAGATATGCTTCCTGGGATAGTTCCTGGTTACCAACCTCCTTTCAGAGTACTTCCTTATGGAGTCAGATCTACTCTTGCACGAAAggaggcaacaaatttacaaaggCTTGCTCGTGTTCTTCCTCCACACTTTGCCTTAG GTCGAAGTAGGCAGCTCCAAGGTTTGGCTGTGGCCATGATTAAATTATGGGAAAAGAGTTCAATTGCTAAAATTGCACTTAAACGAGGTGTACAGCTGACTACTAGTGAGAGAATGGTTGAAGATATCAAG AAATTGACAGGAGGCACGCTGCTTTCAAGAAACAAGGATTTTTTGGTATTCTATAGGGGAAAGAACTTTTTATCACCAGATGTCACTGAAGCATTACAGGAAAGGGAGAGATTGGCAAAGTCCCTTCAAGATGAAGAGGAGCAGGCTCGGTTGAGAGCCTCAGCCTTTGTCTTACCAAGCATTGAAACGATTGAGAAATCTGGAACTGCTGGGACCCTAAAGGAAACTTTGGATGCAAATTCTAGGTGGGGAAAGAGGCTGGACGACAGTCATAAGGAAAATCTGGTGAGAGAAGCTGAAGTACGGAGGCATGCCTACCTTGTTCAAAAACTGGAAAAGAAACTTGCTCGT GCTGAAAGGAAGTTGTTGAGAGCTGAACGAGCCTTATCAAAAGTAGAGGAATCTTTGAAACCAGCAGAAAGGCAAGCAGACCCAGAGAGCATAACCGACGAGGAGAGATTTATGTTTCGCAAGCTTGGTCTGAGGATGAAGGCTTTCTTACTTCTGG GTAGGCGTGGAGTTTTTGATGGTACTGTGGAGAACATGCACTTGCACTGGAAGTACCGGGAATTGGTTAAGATAATTGTGAAAGTTAAAACTTTTGACCAGGCCAAAAAAATAGCATTAGCACTTGAAGCTGAAAGTGGAGGTGTGTTGGTTTCAGTAGACAAAATCTCCAAAGGCTATGCTATGGTTGTATACAGGGGAAAGGACTACCAGCGACCTTCCACATTGAGGCCAAAGAATCTTTTGACTAAGAGGAAGGCTTTGGCGCGTTCTATTGAACTTCAAAGACAAGAG GCTCTCCTAAAGCACGTTGCAACTCTGGAGAGTAACGCGGGGAGACTAAGATCTGAAATT GAACAAATGAACAGCGTGAAGGGCACTGGAGATGAGCAGTTGTACGACAAACTAGATTCTGCTTATGCCACAGAAGATGATGACTCTGAG GATGAAGGAGATGAAGCATATCTTGAGATGTATGCGGGTGGAAATGAcaatgaagatgaaattgaTAACTCAACTCACAATCTCGAAATGGAATCAGATTTTCCTTACCATGCCCAAGATCAGGAGTCTGAAACAGAACTTATGGATTCTGAATCAGAAGCATACACGGTTCACAGTACCTATTGCGCAAGTACAGACATTGTAGAAGAAGATAACAATTTCTATTAA